Genomic window (Wenzhouxiangella marina):
GCCATGTGGACTGGACCCGGGGTCGGGCAGGGCGCCGGCCTGGGGCAGGAAGTCCGGGCTCTGGCAGCGAACCGCGACCCGCTGGCCGATGACTTCGATGGCCTCGCCACCCAGGGCCTGCCAGTGGTCGGGCAGGAAGGCTCGGAGCTGTTCCAGATTCGCTCGATCATCGCCCGGGTCCAGACCATGATCGGGACGATTCAGATCGAAGGTCGCGCCCACGCAATGCCGCCCATCGAGGGCGGGGGTCAGATAGCCGCCATGGCAGATGGCGCGTTGCCAGTCGCGGCTGGCGAGGCTCGCGGCCACTTCGCTGACCTGGCCCCGGATGCGCTTGATGAACAACCAGTCCAGGCCCGGAAGCTCGGCGGTGGCATGGGCCAGGCAGAGGACCAGGGCATCGGCATCGAGTCGTCGTCCATCGGCGAGCAGTGCCCTGGGCCCGCCGTCGAAGCCCCGCAGTTCGGCGCGCTCGAACTCGATGGCCGGATGATCGAGCAGGGCCTGGCACCAGTGCGGTGGGCTGAGGTAGCCGCCACCGTGCAGCAGGAAGCGATCCTGGCCGGTGGCCTCGAGCATCTCCGGCGGCCAGGCGCCGGAGTCGATCGCCGCTTCGAGCTTCCGGCGATGCCGGTCGGAGGTGGCGATCTGCAGGACGCCGTTGAGACGACCCTGGTCGATACCGGCGGGGAAGCCCAGGCCTCGGAACCAGCTTCCGGCCCGCACGAATGCCGTCTGGTAGAAGCGATTCTGGGCGGTCAGATGGGGACTGGGCGTGGTGTAGAGCACGCCGGCGCGATTGCCCGAGGCGCCGTTGGCCGGACCCGAGCGATCGATGACGCGGACGCGCCAGCCGCGCTCGGCCAGGGCCCGTGCCGTCGTCGCGCCGGCCAGGCCGGCGCCGGCCACCAGGGCCTCGCCCCGGTAAAGATGACGAGCCTGCCAGCGGCCCGGCCAGCGTCCGAGCAGGCGATGGCGCTTGCCGGCGAAGCCCGCCACCCGTTCGACCTCGAAGCCGGCTTCGGCCAGCCCGCGGCGAACCTGGCCGGCGGCGGTAAAGGTGCCGAAGCTGGCGCCTGGCCTGGAGCATCGGGCCAGCGCCCGGAACAGCCCGCTCGTCCACATGGCGGGATTTCGGGACGGGGCAAAGCCATCGAGGAACCAGGCGTCGACCTCCATCCGTGCCTGGCTCCAGGTCGATTCGGCCTCGCCGTACATCAGGATCAGCTCCACGCGTTCATGCAGGGCGAGGCGGTGATAGCCGGGGACGGGCGGAGGATGGAATTCCAGCAGTCGCTTCGTCAGGCCGCCGAGCTCGGGCCAGGCGCTCAGGCTGCGATCGAGAGCGCTCTGGCGAAGCGGGTGCTTCTCGACCGAGAAGATCTGCAAGCGCGCATCCGGCGGGGCGTGCTCGAGAAAGCAGCGGGCCGCCAGCAGGCAGTTCAGGCCGGTGCCGAAGCCCGTCTCGCCGATGACGAAGGCCGCCATCCGGGGCAGTCGGGCAAAGCGTTCGGCCAGCTGGTTGGCCTGGATGAAGACCTCCAGGCTCTCCCGGAGGCCCTGTTCGGGCATGAAGTAGCCGTCGTCGAACTGGCTGGAGTGCGGCGTCTGACCCTGAAAGTCGATCTCGGCCGGGCGAATGGGCTGGGCGGTCGGTTTCAAGGTGCTGGGTCCGGTCGAAGGGGGCGTTGACGAGTCGTTCGGCTGCCTGCAGCCTAGCCGATCCGGTCCTTCACTTTCTCGGTGGGGGTAAATGTTATATCATACGCTTCCGAATGCCGAGACCCTGCCATGGCCGCCGTCTTCAAGCCGAATCCACCGAACACTGACGCCGGGTCCGCCCTGGACCGCGCCGGGATCTGTGTATCCGCGGTCTGCCTGGTCCAGTGTCTGCTGCTGCCGGTGCTGGTGCTGGTCTCGCCCCTCGGTTCCCTGGGCTTTTTCGGCGAAGAAGCCTTTCACTGGCTGCTCTGGTTCCTGATCCTGCCGATCAGCATGGCGGCCTTCGGCCTCGGATTCCGCCAGCACGGCAACCGCCGCATGCTGGTGCTGGGCGGGCTGGGCCTGGCCCTGGTGAGCTTCTCCACCTTCTTCGGGCATGAGCTCCTCGGCACCCTCGGCACGGCCCTGGTGACCTCTCTGGGCGGAGGCCTGCTGATCACCGGACACTGGTTGAATCTGCGCCAGCGTCGGCGCTACTGTCTGCGCACCGGCGACTGAATTCCGGCACCATGGGCGACGTGGTATCGTCCCGCTCAGCCGATTCGATCGCCCACGGAGCCTGTTCATGGCCACGCAGTTTTCGAGCTTCCGCGAGTTCTATCCCTACTACCTTGACGAGCACCGCGACCGTCGCTGTCGGCGCCTGCATTTCATCGGTTCCTGGCTGGTGCTGATTGCCCTGATCCTGGGCCTGACCGTGTCACCCTGGTGGCTGATCGTCATGCCCCTGGTCGGCTATGGCTTTGCCTGGATCGGGCATTTCGTCTTTGAAAAGAACCGTCCGGCGACCTTCAAACATCCCTTCTACAGCCTGCTGGGTGATTGGGTGATGTTCGCCGACATCCTGCGCGGCCGGATCAGCATTTGATCCGCCCTCGTCCCCTGGCGGGCGAATATTGCTAGAATCGCCTCCGTCGTCCCTCATCCGAGTCCAGGAAGCATCATGAGCGAGATTCCGTCCGAGCTGCGTTACAGCGAAAGTCACGAGTGGATCAGCCAGGAAGACGAAGGCGTGGTCCGCGTCGGTATCACCGACCATGCCCAGGCCCAGCTCGGCGATCTGGTCTTCGTCGAACTGCCCGAGCCGGGCACGACCTTCGCCCAGGGCGATGCCTGCGCGGTGGTCGAATCGGTCAAGGCCGCTTCCGACATCTACTGCCCCGTGTCCGGCGAGATCGTGGAGGTCAACGAGAGCTTGATCGACAGCCCGGAAACGGTCAACAACGACCCGTACTCCGACGGCTGGCTGTTCAGCGTCAAGCTGGAAGACGCGGATGAACTCGAAGGCCTGATGGACCACGAGGCCTACCAGGAACACATCGACGAGTAATCCCTGGTGGGCCCCCTGGCCCATTAGCGGGCCGCATGGCCACTAGTACGCCCCGGCCAGGCGATCGGCCTGCCGGATCGGTTCCGGCAGCCGATAGCGGGGCGTGCAGGCCAGCACCAGTTCCACGGCCGTTTCCAGGCTGACGCGATGCCCGACCGAGACGAACACCGGTCGGACCCCGTCGCGCGTCCTGAGCACCTGACCGATCACTTCCTCGCCGTCGATCAGTGGCTGGCACGATCCTTTCCCCGAGTCCGGCGCGTCGAAGCGACCGCACAATCGCGACTTGCCGACCCCGATGGTGGCCAGGCCCGTGGCCACGCCCAGGTGACAGGCGATGCCGAGTCTTCGCGGGTGAGCGCGACCCTGGCCGTCGCAGAGGACCAGGTCCGGGGTGGCCGAGAGTCCGTCCAGGGCTTTCCGGATGGCCGGCAGCTCCCGGAAGGACAGAAAGCCCGGGATGTAGGGCAGGGTCGTAGCTTGCTCGACCACCGCCTGCTCGAGTGGCTCCAGCTCCGGGAAACTCAGCAGCACGGCCGCTGCCCGGGTGACGCGGCCGCGTTCGGGAAAGGCGGCGTCCACGCCGGCGACCGTACGGAGCGGCTGCGGCAGCTGATCCTGCTCGATGACCTTGTCAGCCAGCCGGCGCTGCTGGTCGGCCCATTCCCGGGTCAGGCTTGCCCCTTCGGGCGCCACGCCATCCAGTCCGTCAGTAGGACCAGCCCATCCGCCGGTAGACGAAGGCCATCAGCCACGCGGGTCCGATCAGCAGGAAGACCAGGTCCTTGAAGAAGGACGGTTTCTTGCCCTCGATCCTGTGGCCGATGAACTGGCCGATCCAGGCCACGACGAAGACGGTCAGGGCGATCTGCCAGAGGGGAAAGGGAACGTGTCGTTCGACCAGGACGCACAGGCCCAGCGAGGCCAGCATGAACAGGCCGATGCCGATCGACAGCCGGGGCGAGAGACTCAGGTAGTAGAGTTGCACGGCGATCGCCGTGACCACCGCCCAGTTCAGCCACTCGATCGGTGACGGGATCGACCAGATGAGCGCGATCACGGTCCAGAAGATGGCCGGGACGCAGATCCAGTGAATGGTCTTGTTGGTCGGGTTCCGATGGCTTTCGCCGTACTCATCGAGCCAGCTTTGGACGCTTCGCATGGTGAACCACCTGGTGGACAGAATCGGCTTGCAGTCCTCCGATGATAGCGGATCAACCGGACAGGTCAAAGACGGACCGGAAGGCGTCCTGCACGCGTCCGATCAGCTCCGCTTCCGCCTGGCCCTCGCCATCGCGCTCGAGCCACTGCCGATGGCGAAACCCGAGCAGGCTGGACCAGTCCTCGATCAAGGGGGCCGCCCTGCCCGGCTCCAGCCAGCCGATGGCGCCGAGGGCCTCCAGCAGCTGGTCGGGCCGGCGCCGAATGATCAGGTCCGGATGGTCGTGCGCCGAGCACAGCAGGCCGCACTCGGCGATGAACTGGAGATCGGTCAGCAGGCCCTTGACGGTGCTCTCGGGTCGTTCGGCCCGCTGTCGCTGTCGCATCTCGCCGAGCGCCTGGCGGACCTCGCTGGCCTCCCGCGCCTGGGTCAGGACTCGGGCGCGGGCCTGGTCGAAGCCCTCCCTGAGCTCCGGATTGCCGGCGACCCAGCGCGCCCGAATCAGGGCCTGGTGTTCCCAGGTCCAGGCCTGGCTGGCCTGATAGTCCGCAAAGCGGTCCAGGCGAGAGACCAGCAGGCCCGAGCGGCCGTTGGGCCGCAGCCGCGTATCGATTTCGAACAGACGCCCCCCGGGCAGGGGTAGCTGCATGAAGCTGATCAGTCGCTGGGCCGTGCGCACCGGGGCCGGCCCCTCGCCGTGCAGGAAGACCAGATCGAGGTCGGATTCGAAGTGCAACAGGCCCGCGCCCAGATTGCCGTAGGCGATCACGGCCAGGTCGACTTCCCGCTCGCGGATCAGTGCGAGGACGAGATTCACCGCGGTCTCGGCCACCGAGGCCAGCTGGGCCGCCGCCTCGACAGCGCTCAGCTGGCCGTCGAGCTCGGCCAGGGCGGTGCGCAGGAATCCGGCCTGGCGCCAGCGCCCGAGTGCGTGCAGGCTGGCTTCCGTGTCGTTCGGGTCGGCTCGCGGAGGGTCCGGCGGTTCACTGCCGTGGATCGGATCGAGGAGGTCATCGAGCAGCTGCGGTGCCGCGATGATCCATTCGGCCAGACGCGGGCTGGAGCGAAAGACGCGGACCAGGCGCTCGAGCGTGGCCGGGCGCTCGTGGAGCAGGGCCAGGTAGGCCGAGCGACGACTGATCTGCTCGATCAGGCGCAACAGCTCGGCCAGACCCATGTCCGGGTTCGGGTGCTTGACCACCTCGTCGAGCAGCTCGGGCATCAAGCGTTCCAGACGCCGCCGCCCCTCGGCGCTCAAGGCGCGGCTGGCGGTTCGTCGATGCAGGTTCTGCAGGGCCTCGGCGA
Coding sequences:
- the mnmC gene encoding bifunctional tRNA (5-methylaminomethyl-2-thiouridine)(34)-methyltransferase MnmD/FAD-dependent 5-carboxymethylaminomethyl-2-thiouridine(34) oxidoreductase MnmC; translation: MKPTAQPIRPAEIDFQGQTPHSSQFDDGYFMPEQGLRESLEVFIQANQLAERFARLPRMAAFVIGETGFGTGLNCLLAARCFLEHAPPDARLQIFSVEKHPLRQSALDRSLSAWPELGGLTKRLLEFHPPPVPGYHRLALHERVELILMYGEAESTWSQARMEVDAWFLDGFAPSRNPAMWTSGLFRALARCSRPGASFGTFTAAGQVRRGLAEAGFEVERVAGFAGKRHRLLGRWPGRWQARHLYRGEALVAGAGLAGATTARALAERGWRVRVIDRSGPANGASGNRAGVLYTTPSPHLTAQNRFYQTAFVRAGSWFRGLGFPAGIDQGRLNGVLQIATSDRHRRKLEAAIDSGAWPPEMLEATGQDRFLLHGGGYLSPPHWCQALLDHPAIEFERAELRGFDGGPRALLADGRRLDADALVLCLAHATAELPGLDWLFIKRIRGQVSEVAASLASRDWQRAICHGGYLTPALDGRHCVGATFDLNRPDHGLDPGDDRANLEQLRAFLPDHWQALGGEAIEVIGQRVAVRCQSPDFLPQAGALPDPGSSPHGHVDGVYLNLGHGSRGLTHTPLVADLLAAGLSREMPSVEPELVDALAPERFVLRQRRRQPDWQP
- a CDS encoding MerC domain-containing protein, with translation MAAVFKPNPPNTDAGSALDRAGICVSAVCLVQCLLLPVLVLVSPLGSLGFFGEEAFHWLLWFLILPISMAAFGLGFRQHGNRRMLVLGGLGLALVSFSTFFGHELLGTLGTALVTSLGGGLLITGHWLNLRQRRRYCLRTGD
- a CDS encoding DUF962 domain-containing protein, giving the protein MATQFSSFREFYPYYLDEHRDRRCRRLHFIGSWLVLIALILGLTVSPWWLIVMPLVGYGFAWIGHFVFEKNRPATFKHPFYSLLGDWVMFADILRGRISI
- the gcvH gene encoding glycine cleavage system protein GcvH: MSEIPSELRYSESHEWISQEDEGVVRVGITDHAQAQLGDLVFVELPEPGTTFAQGDACAVVESVKAASDIYCPVSGEIVEVNESLIDSPETVNNDPYSDGWLFSVKLEDADELEGLMDHEAYQEHIDE
- the nfi gene encoding deoxyribonuclease V (cleaves DNA at apurinic or apyrimidinic sites); this translates as MAPEGASLTREWADQQRRLADKVIEQDQLPQPLRTVAGVDAAFPERGRVTRAAAVLLSFPELEPLEQAVVEQATTLPYIPGFLSFRELPAIRKALDGLSATPDLVLCDGQGRAHPRRLGIACHLGVATGLATIGVGKSRLCGRFDAPDSGKGSCQPLIDGEEVIGQVLRTRDGVRPVFVSVGHRVSLETAVELVLACTPRYRLPEPIRQADRLAGAY
- a CDS encoding DUF962 domain-containing protein, whose protein sequence is MRSVQSWLDEYGESHRNPTNKTIHWICVPAIFWTVIALIWSIPSPIEWLNWAVVTAIAVQLYYLSLSPRLSIGIGLFMLASLGLCVLVERHVPFPLWQIALTVFVVAWIGQFIGHRIEGKKPSFFKDLVFLLIGPAWLMAFVYRRMGWSY